ggcgcggggggcggcaggaGCGGCCCTACCTGGcaccccgcggcgctgcccgcccttCCCCTCCCGGGAGACCTCTCGGAAGATCCCCTTGAGTGAAACTGactgtaattattttttatctCGCAGACGATCTCTCGCCCACTCCTTTAAGGAGACAGAAGTATTTGTTTGATGTATCGACCCTCTCAGACAAAGAGGAGCTGGTGggggccgagctgcggctcttccgccgggcccccggcggccgcccgccgccgcccgccgccctctcGCACATGCAGCTCTTCCCTTGCCTCTCGCCGCGGCCGCTGGACTCCCGCACCCTGGAcctgcgggcggccccggccgccggctggGAGGTCTTCGACGTGCGGCAGGGCCTGCGGGGGCAGCGGCCCTGGAAGCGGCTGTGCCTGGAGCTGCGCGCCTCGGCGGGCGCGCAGCGCTGGCTGGACCTGCGGAGCCTGGGCTTCGGGCGGCGGGTGCGGGCGCCGCAGGAGCGGGCGCTGCTCGTGGTCTTCAGCCGGTCGCGGCGCGGCAGCCTGCTGGGGGAGCTGCGGGCCGAGctgggcccgccgccgccgccgcccgccgccctgcgcctctcggcgcggcggcagcggcgcacCGCCTTCGCCAGCCGCCACGGCAAGCGGCACGGCAAGAAGTCCCGCCTGCGCTGCAGCAAGAAGCCGCTGCACGTCAACTTCAaggagctgggctgggacgaCTGGATTATCGCCCCCCTCGAGTACGAGGCCTACCACTGCGAGGGCGTCTGTGACTTCCCGCTGCGCTCCCACCTGGAGCCCACGAACCACGCCATCATCCAGACCCTCATGAACTCCATGGACCCCGGCTCCACGCCGCCCAGCTGCTGCGTGCCCACCAAGCTGACGCCCATCAGCATCCTCTACATCGACGCGGGCAACAACGTGGTGTACAAGCAGTACGAGGACATGGTGGTGGAGTCCTGCGGCTGCA
This genomic interval from Struthio camelus isolate bStrCam1 chromosome 2, bStrCam1.hap1, whole genome shotgun sequence contains the following:
- the GDF6 gene encoding growth/differentiation factor 6; this translates as MNARRALLSAALLASLLWDLPCCRPASLPAAAELAAPSKGGRGRRVPRSPRESRPRQGGHAGGRAPPRAEPHEYMLSLFRTYSIAEKLGINASFFQSSKSANTITSFVDRGRDDLSPTPLRRQKYLFDVSTLSDKEELVGAELRLFRRAPGGRPPPPAALSHMQLFPCLSPRPLDSRTLDLRAAPAAGWEVFDVRQGLRGQRPWKRLCLELRASAGAQRWLDLRSLGFGRRVRAPQERALLVVFSRSRRGSLLGELRAELGPPPPPPAALRLSARRQRRTAFASRHGKRHGKKSRLRCSKKPLHVNFKELGWDDWIIAPLEYEAYHCEGVCDFPLRSHLEPTNHAIIQTLMNSMDPGSTPPSCCVPTKLTPISILYIDAGNNVVYKQYEDMVVESCGCR